TCGTTTTTAAATAAAGCCCATCTGAAAGAAGTACTGGCGGCGCTGAAGCCGGGAGATTATGTATTTGTGGATGGTGTGCGTGCGCAGTTTATTGACCACGATATATTTACGACTTTGGAGGAATTTCAGGCAGATGCTCCCCTGAGGGGTATACAGGTAGAATTTAAAGGAATCACCCGACGCAAAATTTCAAATCGAAAAAACAATGCAATCCTACAAAAAACTATTATTAGCCAATAAATCATGGGCGGCTGAAAAGCTGATGCTCGACGAAAGCTATTTCGACGAACTGGCCGCTGACCAAAAGCCCGAATTTCTGTGGATCGGCTGTGCTGACAGTCGCGTGCCCGCCAATGAGGTCACGGGCACGGCCCCCGGGGAGATATTCGTCCATCGCAATGTGGCTAATTTAGTCATCCATACCGACATCAACATGCTCAGCGTACTGCAATACGCGGTAGAAGTGCTGGAGGTAAAACACATTTTAGTGGTAGGGCATTATGGTTGCGGGGGCGTAAAAGCGGCCATGACCAACAAGGACTTCGGCTTGATCAACAAATGGTTGCGCAATATCAAGGATGTTTATGCCAAGCACCACGACGAGCTGGAAAGTGTACCGGATGAACACGAGCGCTTTGATCGTTTGGTAGAATTTAACGTCATTGAGCAGACCAAAAACCTCGCCAAGACCACCATTGTCCAAAAATCCTGGAAAAAACGTAATTATCCGCATCTGCATGGTTGGGTATTTGACCTGCACACGGGCCTCATCAACTCCATTATCGAAATACCGCCCGGCTCACCGGTAGAATCCATCTATCGGTATGACTTTGAAAATGAGCTCCAAAAAGAGGAGGATCTATCGCAGAATTATAAGCACTGATACTGCGTAACGTCAGATTTGGAACGTCTTTAAGACGTTTCAAGTCTGCACTAAACCGTCAGCCAAAAGTTTAGTTTGAACACAATGGCCCGGTTTTTATTTCTGAACAGCGGGTCGGTGTAATAATTGTCGGTGTAGACCAAAAAAAAGTCCGACATGGGCTTGTAGCGCCATTGCAAACGGCTGTTGACGTTGAAATTGTTACGTTGGGTGTTAAATTGTAAAAAGGTAGTCCAGAAAATATTAGTCGAAAAGTTG
Above is a window of Runella slithyformis DSM 19594 DNA encoding:
- a CDS encoding carbonic anhydrase, with the translated sequence MQSYKKLLLANKSWAAEKLMLDESYFDELAADQKPEFLWIGCADSRVPANEVTGTAPGEIFVHRNVANLVIHTDINMLSVLQYAVEVLEVKHILVVGHYGCGGVKAAMTNKDFGLINKWLRNIKDVYAKHHDELESVPDEHERFDRLVEFNVIEQTKNLAKTTIVQKSWKKRNYPHLHGWVFDLHTGLINSIIEIPPGSPVESIYRYDFENELQKEEDLSQNYKH